Proteins encoded by one window of Salvia splendens isolate huo1 chromosome 7, SspV2, whole genome shotgun sequence:
- the LOC121810509 gene encoding uncharacterized protein LOC121810509 yields MSFNPLSAILKEHKLEGHNYIVWKQNLDIVLTAEEYKYVLTTECPPEPAANASATVKETYRKWCKANEMAKCCMLASMSTVLQHQHQGMNTATEIMNNLNNHFGTQNRAAKSLAFRSIMTKVMKEGTSVRDHVLEMMSHLNQIEILGGIIDPESQVTIILQSLPSSYQQFKLNFEMNKRAYTLAELLTELQPAEDLMVQTKAAMMSSRSSSSGSKPGKGKKKAQNVVAPKIAKGKKKRVNTNKKQSGKCFKCGEKGH; encoded by the coding sequence atgtcgttcaatcctctttccgctaTTCTTAAAGAACACAAACTCGAAGGTCATAACTATATTGTATGGAAACAAAACTTAGATATCGTTCTCACTGCCGAAGAGTACAAATATGTGCTCACTACTGAATGTCCACCTGAACCTGCTGCAAATGCTTCTGCAACAGTGAAAGAAACATACAGAAAGTGGTGTAAAGCCAATGAGATGGCGAAGTGCtgcatgttggcttctatgtcaacAGTACTTCAACATCAGCATCAAGGCATGAACACTGCTACTGAGATTATGAACAATCTTAATAACcattttggtactcagaatcgagcgGCTAAATCTTTAGCCTTTCGGAGCATCATGACTAAGGTTATGAAGGAGGGCACATCTGTGAGGGatcatgtcctcgagatgatgagccacctcaatcaaattgagaTTTTGGGAGGGATCattgatcccgagtcccaagtaactATAATCCTTCAGAGTTTGCCATCTAGCtatcagcagttcaagctcaatttcgagatgaacaagaGGGCTTACACCCTAGCTGAACTGTTGACTGAGTTGCAGCCAGCGGAGGATCTTATGGTCCAGACAAAGGCTGCTATGATGAGTTCTAGGTCGTCTTCCTCAGGCTCTAAGCCAGGTAAGGGGAAGAAGAAAGCCCAGAATGTTGTAGCACCAAAGATAGCTAAGGGCAAAAAGAAACGGGTGAACACGAACAAGAAGCAAAGTGGCAAGTGTTTCAAATGCGGCGAAAAGGGGCATTAG